Proteins from a single region of Desulfolutivibrio sulfoxidireducens:
- a CDS encoding tetratricopeptide repeat protein, which yields MPDPSASQSATAGDYSRIIQVHGDNAVIGFSPSLELSPPRRQRPPQPSASANEAALLVYREEATAFIGRRQLLEEFITWATTHDPARPVSVRVLTGNAGAGKTRFAMELCRALGQIRSATWQAGFVRDREARRFLSLTNLSAWDWQNPTLAVFDYALTLVDVLPAWMAELGDVSDSPHPLRILLLERNAEEDAGWLKQVFPGGYSSAGRMLDGRPVRLPGLCDPEIQRGIMQAMLDRLGSTVALPADTPAFRDQLAKTDWADAPLFLMMAAMVMHRQGGVDHALSLRRADLAKIVAQHEYSRLTRASNSNQSMQRFLSHMAALSTICGGLDGGTLLDRIRQEKEFLGHEELGNDAIAHTLRQLLPDDKEGVAPILPDIVGEAFLFDHLGHGEAQASTEAVLRAFSMAPAMVATVLIRCVQDFASAPLAPEDVERATEQQRAVAWLQALGGKKDLPLHLLMLLSNAMPIFTLALRELAATSTERLVADLRELPERSLKQQIEFSRNLNNLAVRLSALGKHEEALAAAQEAVKLHRSLIQIDQDAFRPNLALSLNTLANCRFELAQYKKASTAVQEAVNLYRTLAKINPETFRFDLSKSLNTHANILAKIGQRDEALVSIQEAAAIRRALAQTDPKTFRPYLATTLNNLATILKELRRPEEALDPAQESVTIRRALTKAHPDAFRPDLARSLNNLANIVSMLDKRDKALAATQEAVELYRTLTKAHPDAFRPDLAASLTNLANVLSSLEKHEKALPAAQEAVELYRTLTQAIQEAFLPKLAVSLNTLANILSTLGKRKEALVAAKEAAAIVAEQWFQHPQAFDETFMPIMLNWLSLGHKISIKDAETMFNKNQMLHIRALFEGRNDTL from the coding sequence GTGCCCGACCCATCCGCCAGCCAGTCCGCCACCGCCGGGGATTATTCCCGGATCATCCAGGTCCACGGCGACAACGCTGTTATTGGCTTTTCACCGTCTCTTGAACTCAGTCCTCCACGGCGTCAGCGCCCGCCCCAGCCATCCGCATCGGCAAATGAAGCCGCCTTGCTCGTGTACCGCGAGGAAGCCACGGCGTTTATCGGTCGTCGGCAATTGCTGGAGGAGTTCATCACCTGGGCGACAACGCATGACCCCGCCCGGCCAGTCTCGGTACGCGTCCTCACCGGTAATGCCGGTGCGGGCAAGACCCGCTTCGCAATGGAACTTTGCAGAGCCTTGGGCCAGATACGGAGCGCCACATGGCAGGCCGGTTTCGTTCGTGACCGTGAGGCCCGCCGTTTCCTAAGCCTGACCAATCTCAGCGCCTGGGACTGGCAAAATCCCACCTTGGCCGTCTTCGACTACGCTCTGACCCTGGTTGATGTTCTGCCCGCCTGGATGGCGGAACTCGGCGACGTCTCGGACAGCCCCCACCCACTGCGCATTCTCCTCCTTGAACGCAATGCCGAAGAGGATGCGGGTTGGCTCAAACAGGTGTTTCCAGGCGGATATAGTTCGGCGGGGCGGATGCTCGACGGTCGCCCCGTGCGCCTGCCCGGCCTGTGCGACCCCGAAATCCAGCGCGGCATCATGCAGGCCATGCTCGACCGTCTGGGAAGCACTGTGGCCCTGCCTGCGGACACCCCCGCTTTCCGCGACCAGCTCGCCAAGACCGACTGGGCCGACGCACCGCTCTTTTTGATGATGGCCGCCATGGTCATGCATCGGCAGGGAGGCGTTGACCATGCCCTTTCCCTGCGTCGCGCCGATCTGGCCAAGATCGTGGCCCAGCATGAATATTCCCGGCTGACGCGGGCCAGCAACAGCAACCAATCCATGCAGCGGTTCCTGTCGCATATGGCCGCTCTGTCCACAATATGCGGCGGCCTGGACGGCGGGACGCTTCTTGACCGCATTCGCCAGGAAAAAGAGTTCCTGGGACATGAGGAGTTGGGAAACGACGCCATAGCCCATACGCTGCGGCAACTCCTGCCGGACGACAAGGAGGGAGTCGCGCCCATCCTTCCTGACATTGTCGGCGAGGCCTTCCTCTTCGACCATCTCGGCCATGGTGAGGCGCAAGCCAGCACCGAGGCCGTGTTGCGGGCTTTTTCCATGGCCCCAGCCATGGTGGCGACCGTGCTCATCCGTTGCGTCCAGGACTTCGCTTCGGCGCCCCTCGCGCCGGAGGATGTAGAACGGGCCACAGAGCAGCAGCGGGCGGTTGCTTGGCTGCAAGCTTTGGGCGGGAAGAAAGACCTCCCCCTGCATTTGCTGATGCTTTTGTCAAATGCCATGCCCATCTTCACGTTGGCTTTGCGTGAACTGGCTGCGACGTCGACGGAGCGGCTTGTAGCGGATTTGCGGGAACTGCCTGAGCGAAGCCTGAAACAACAAATTGAATTTTCCAGAAACTTGAACAATTTGGCAGTGAGACTTTCAGCCCTTGGCAAACACGAAGAGGCCTTGGCTGCCGCTCAGGAGGCGGTTAAACTGCATCGGTCTTTGATCCAGATCGATCAGGATGCCTTCCGCCCGAACTTGGCCTTGAGTTTGAACACTCTTGCCAATTGCCGTTTTGAACTTGCACAATACAAAAAAGCCTCGACCGCCGTACAAGAGGCGGTGAATCTGTATCGAACGTTGGCCAAGATCAATCCGGAGACATTCCGCTTTGACTTAAGCAAAAGCCTGAACACTCATGCCAATATTCTCGCCAAAATTGGTCAACGTGATGAAGCATTGGTCTCAATACAGGAAGCAGCGGCTATTCGCCGCGCATTGGCCCAAACCGATCCGAAGACCTTTCGCCCGTACTTGGCCACGACCTTAAACAATCTTGCCACCATTCTCAAAGAACTCCGCCGTCCCGAAGAGGCGTTGGATCCTGCACAAGAGTCTGTAACTATACGCCGTGCATTGACCAAGGCCCATCCGGATGCCTTCCGCCCGGACTTGGCCAGGAGCCTCAACAATCTTGCCAACATCGTCTCAATGCTTGACAAGCGCGACAAAGCCTTAGCGGCCACCCAAGAGGCAGTGGAACTGTATCGGACATTGACCAAGGCCCATCCGGATGCCTTCCGCCCGGACTTGGCCGCCAGCCTGACCAACCTTGCCAACGTCCTCTCCAGTCTCGAAAAGCACGAAAAGGCTCTGCCGGCCGCGCAGGAGGCGGTGGAACTGTATCGGACATTGACCCAGGCAATCCAGGAGGCCTTCCTCCCGAAGCTGGCCGTAAGTCTGAACACTCTTGCCAACATTCTCTCAACCCTTGGCAAACGCAAAGAGGCATTGGTGGCCGCAAAAGAGGCGGCTGCAATAGTTGCCGAGCAATGGTTTCAACATCCTCAGGCCTTTGATGAGACATTCATGCCCATTATGCTGAATTGGCTCTCCCTGGGCCATAAAATTTCCATTAAGGATGCCGAAACCATGTTCAACAAGAATCAAATGCTCCACATCCGCGCCTTGTTCGAGGGACGCAACGATACCTTATAG
- a CDS encoding dihydroorotate dehydrogenase electron transfer subunit, which translates to MVDHDTCREVTVISRGPLSQAGQQSGLWRLAVANPGWDKVAAGQFAMLRPPSFGLEMAWARPFSIFGVTPGTVEFFIQTTGRGTARLAELSPGDPLVMWGPLGRGFAVEPDTPTLLLAGGVGIAPFGPYIASHPAPGILRLLFGHRVPLDAYPFAAMAGTIRAESFHEKEPGDLDRFLGLLRERVAGYSGGLVLACGPRPFLAAVADMGRAVGARVQVSLENRMACGVGACLGCVEKDVTGQLLQTCVRGPVFWAKDLAAFSGEPGTAGESGGCACGS; encoded by the coding sequence ATGGTGGACCACGACACGTGCCGGGAGGTGACGGTCATCTCCCGGGGGCCTTTGAGCCAGGCCGGACAGCAAAGCGGCCTGTGGCGGCTGGCCGTGGCCAATCCCGGCTGGGACAAGGTCGCGGCCGGGCAGTTCGCCATGCTCCGGCCACCCTCCTTCGGCCTGGAGATGGCCTGGGCCAGGCCGTTTTCCATCTTCGGCGTCACGCCCGGAACCGTGGAGTTTTTCATCCAGACCACCGGCCGGGGCACGGCGCGCCTGGCGGAACTCTCCCCCGGCGACCCCCTGGTCATGTGGGGACCCCTTGGCCGGGGGTTCGCCGTGGAGCCGGACACGCCGACGCTCCTTCTGGCCGGCGGGGTGGGCATCGCCCCCTTTGGCCCGTATATCGCCTCCCATCCCGCGCCCGGCATCCTGCGCCTTCTCTTTGGCCACCGGGTGCCGCTTGACGCCTATCCCTTCGCCGCAATGGCCGGGACCATCCGGGCCGAATCCTTTCATGAAAAAGAGCCCGGGGACCTGGACCGCTTCCTGGGGCTTTTGCGTGAGCGCGTCGCGGGGTATTCCGGCGGACTGGTCCTGGCCTGCGGCCCAAGGCCGTTTCTGGCCGCCGTGGCCGACATGGGCCGGGCCGTGGGGGCCAGGGTCCAGGTGTCGCTGGAAAATCGCATGGCCTGCGGGGTGGGGGCGTGCCTGGGGTGCGTGGAAAAAGACGTCACCGGACAACTGCTCCAGACCTGCGTGCGGGGGCCGGTGTTCTGGGCCAAGGACCTTGCGGCGTTTTCAGGGGAACCCGGGACGGCCGGGGAAAGCGGGGGGTGCGCATGCGGGAGCTAG
- a CDS encoding dihydroorotate dehydrogenase, whose protein sequence is MRELGVELAGLRLSNPVITASGTFGYGLEFARYGDLRTLGGLCVKGLSLKPRQGNPMPRVAETPCGMLNAIGLQNCGVETFLKDKLPFLPWRDTAIIANLYAQDAAEFAELAGVLAAEAGIAALEVNISCPNVKAGGILFGQDPGMAARVVEAVKKRSGKKPVMVKLSPNVTDIAAVARAVQSAGADMLSLVNTLSGMSVDIFSRRPRLANVIGGLSGPAIKPVALRCVWQVCRAVTIPVVGMGGISSAEDALEFILVGAHAVQVGTANFTRPDFAFRLVEELPALLERLGVGSWEEFRGTLRA, encoded by the coding sequence ATGCGGGAGCTAGGCGTCGAGCTGGCCGGACTGCGGCTATCTAATCCGGTGATCACCGCCTCGGGGACCTTCGGCTACGGCCTGGAGTTCGCCCGCTACGGCGACCTGCGCACGCTTGGGGGCCTGTGCGTCAAGGGCCTGTCCCTGAAACCCCGGCAGGGCAACCCCATGCCCCGGGTGGCCGAGACCCCCTGCGGCATGCTCAACGCCATCGGCCTGCAAAACTGCGGCGTGGAGACCTTTCTTAAGGACAAGCTGCCCTTTCTGCCCTGGCGCGATACGGCCATCATCGCCAACCTCTACGCCCAGGACGCCGCCGAATTCGCGGAACTGGCCGGGGTGCTGGCCGCCGAGGCGGGCATCGCGGCGCTCGAGGTCAACATCTCCTGCCCCAACGTCAAGGCCGGGGGCATCCTGTTCGGCCAGGACCCGGGCATGGCCGCCCGGGTGGTGGAAGCGGTCAAGAAGCGGTCCGGGAAAAAGCCGGTCATGGTCAAGCTCTCGCCCAACGTCACGGACATCGCGGCCGTGGCCCGGGCCGTCCAAAGCGCCGGGGCGGACATGCTGTCCCTGGTGAACACCCTGTCGGGCATGAGCGTGGATATCTTCTCCCGCCGCCCCAGGCTGGCCAACGTCATCGGCGGGCTGTCCGGGCCGGCGATAAAGCCTGTGGCGCTTCGTTGCGTGTGGCAGGTATGCCGGGCGGTTACCATCCCGGTGGTGGGCATGGGGGGCATATCCTCGGCCGAGGACGCCTTGGAGTTCATTCTCGTCGGCGCGCACGCGGTGCAGGTGGGCACGGCCAATTTCACGCGTCCGGATTTCGCCTTCCGGCTGGTCGAGGAGCTGCCGGCGCTGCTCGAGAGGCTGGGCGTTGGATCGTGGGAGGAGTTTCGGGGGACGCTTCGGGCGTAG
- a CDS encoding putative toxin-antitoxin system toxin component, PIN family, which translates to MRLVIDCNVLIAAGWNSGTCREVLFAAIRDHAPLMSRGILDEYATVFAYSRFDHIRPALTLLRDALLKTATLVRPVPSPFLLPDPKDMIYLETALAGDAEAIITGNARHFPEPAYGFVRILTPRDFLDINTTS; encoded by the coding sequence ATGAGGCTGGTCATCGATTGCAACGTACTGATTGCGGCGGGATGGAACTCCGGAACCTGCCGGGAGGTTCTTTTCGCGGCCATTCGGGACCATGCCCCGCTCATGAGCCGCGGCATTCTCGATGAATACGCCACCGTCTTCGCGTATTCACGCTTCGACCATATACGGCCCGCACTGACGCTGCTTCGGGATGCACTGCTCAAAACCGCGACCCTGGTCCGACCGGTTCCATCGCCATTTCTTCTCCCGGACCCGAAGGACATGATCTACCTGGAAACCGCCCTGGCCGGCGATGCGGAGGCCATCATAACCGGCAACGCCAGGCATTTCCCGGAACCGGCGTATGGTTTTGTCCGAATTCTCACGCCCCGGGATTTTTTGGATATCAACACAACCTCGTAG
- a CDS encoding ABC transporter permease, which produces MPVPLSYSYRNLLTRRMTTALTAGGMALVVFVFAATLMLAEGLRQTLVSTGLPTNAVILRKGSGTEVQSGIERVQASTMTTRPEIAIDADGSPMAAREVVVLIGLIKKSTGKVSNATIRGTDVKSLALRPQVKVIRGREPRKGTSEIMVGANVVKGFAGTEIGDRLRFGKREWEVVGVFDAGNTGFSSEIWTDADQVMRSFGRDAYSLVVAGLRDYGSYAAFQAGVEGDPRLTAETFRETRYYEKQSEMMADFLRILGVSLTVIFSLGAMIGAMITMYSAVANRIAEIGTMRALGFGRVSILAAFLAESVFLALLGGVMGLAFAALLNFFTFSTTNFQTFSELAFRFTLTWDITLLALGFSVFMGVLGGLPPAFRAARMNIVKALRAA; this is translated from the coding sequence ATGCCCGTCCCTTTGTCGTACAGTTACCGCAACCTGCTCACCCGGCGTATGACCACGGCCTTGACGGCCGGCGGCATGGCGCTGGTGGTGTTTGTCTTCGCGGCCACCTTGATGCTGGCCGAAGGACTGCGGCAGACCCTGGTATCGACGGGTTTGCCGACGAACGCGGTGATTTTGCGGAAAGGATCGGGCACGGAGGTGCAAAGCGGCATCGAGCGGGTGCAGGCCTCGACCATGACCACGCGTCCGGAGATTGCGATTGACGCCGATGGCTCGCCCATGGCCGCCCGGGAGGTGGTGGTGCTGATCGGCCTGATCAAGAAGTCCACGGGCAAGGTGTCCAACGCCACGATCCGGGGCACGGATGTGAAGTCGCTGGCGCTACGGCCCCAGGTGAAGGTGATCCGGGGCCGGGAGCCGAGAAAGGGCACCTCCGAGATCATGGTGGGCGCGAACGTGGTCAAGGGGTTTGCCGGCACGGAGATTGGGGACCGGCTGCGCTTCGGCAAGCGGGAATGGGAGGTCGTGGGGGTGTTCGACGCCGGGAACACGGGTTTTTCCTCGGAGATATGGACGGACGCGGATCAGGTGATGCGGTCCTTCGGCCGGGACGCCTATTCCTTGGTGGTGGCGGGGCTTCGGGACTACGGCTCGTACGCGGCCTTCCAGGCCGGGGTGGAGGGTGACCCGAGGCTGACGGCGGAGACGTTCCGGGAGACGCGGTATTACGAGAAGCAGTCGGAGATGATGGCGGATTTTTTGCGGATTTTGGGGGTGTCGTTGACGGTGATTTTTTCGCTTGGGGCCATGATCGGGGCCATGATCACCATGTATTCGGCGGTGGCCAACCGGATTGCGGAGATCGGGACCATGCGCGCCCTGGGATTCGGACGGGTAAGCATCCTGGCGGCGTTTCTGGCCGAGTCGGTATTTCTGGCGCTGTTAGGCGGGGTGATGGGGCTGGCGTTCGCGGCCCTGCTCAATTTTTTCACCTTCTCGACCACCAATTTCCAGACCTTTTCGGAACTGGCCTTCCGGTTCACCCTGACCTGGGACATCACGCTCCTGGCGCTGGGGTTTTCGGTGTTCATGGGGGTACTCGGCGGCCTGCCCCCGGCGTTTCGCGCGGCGCGGATGAACATCGTCAAGGCCCTTCGCGCGGCGTAA
- a CDS encoding integrase core domain-containing protein has translation MDNGSPFGSTGPGGLTYLSLRWMQIGIDIEFITPGKPQQNGSHERMHRTLKFEAILPPARDIYEQQYRFDAWRERFNTLRPHESLQQKTPESVYSPSPRRYTGRKGFTYPGYFEVRSVRKDGMFFWKGTLRFVGEAFGKEQIGLVRDHEDRWLVFAGEMLVGWFHESLSGVRPLSEWESFCGRVGRRPPTGSL, from the coding sequence ATGGACAATGGTTCCCCGTTTGGCTCAACTGGACCAGGAGGGCTGACATATTTAAGTCTGAGATGGATGCAGATTGGAATTGATATAGAATTCATAACTCCTGGGAAGCCGCAACAAAACGGAAGCCATGAGCGTATGCATAGAACATTGAAGTTTGAAGCTATATTGCCACCAGCACGTGATATATATGAACAGCAGTATCGTTTTGACGCCTGGAGAGAACGATTTAATACGCTTCGTCCCCATGAATCCTTGCAGCAGAAAACGCCAGAATCGGTATATTCTCCATCGCCTCGGCGTTATACTGGTAGAAAGGGATTCACATATCCAGGTTACTTTGAGGTCCGGTCCGTTCGAAAAGACGGCATGTTTTTTTGGAAGGGGACACTGCGTTTTGTCGGCGAGGCATTCGGAAAAGAACAGATCGGCCTGGTCCGTGACCACGAAGATCGATGGCTTGTGTTTGCCGGAGAGATGCTTGTGGGGTGGTTTCATGAATCGTTGTCGGGAGTTAGACCCCTGAGCGAATGGGAATCATTTTGTGGCCGAGTTGGGCGGCGGCCTCCGACGGGCTCTTTGTAG
- a CDS encoding IS5 family transposase has product MNERNSKKPGIADYVVSRRRHKECFLDEIDRLIDWKPFEKLLRKKLSRVANAVGNPAYAPLPMFKILLLQRWYNLSDAAVEECLYDRLSFVRFVRLSLDHDQVPDSSTICRFRQSLLEKNVLKRLLDKLNHQLQRRGILVREGAIVDASVITSSRRPLKVIDILPEDREEDDDEASDVTISYSDDADAAWLRKGNRAYYGYKVHAATDSRDGFLLGGHVTPANHSDTQEFVDILDEIGPMPGGRIYADKEYSSQLNRHVLQARGLADGIMHKAARNRALNPAEKAANRQVSSVRSKVERAFGTLKRGYGFFRTRYLGVPKVELEFLLNAMAFNLKKAALKAAC; this is encoded by the coding sequence ATGAACGAGCGCAATTCCAAAAAGCCCGGCATTGCCGACTACGTCGTGTCCCGTCGCAGGCACAAGGAATGCTTCCTGGACGAAATAGATCGCCTCATTGACTGGAAGCCGTTTGAGAAGCTTCTTCGGAAAAAGCTTAGCCGGGTTGCCAATGCCGTTGGCAATCCCGCCTATGCGCCGTTGCCGATGTTTAAAATCCTTCTGCTCCAGAGGTGGTACAACCTGAGCGATGCGGCGGTGGAAGAATGCTTGTACGATCGGTTGTCCTTTGTCCGGTTCGTGCGCCTCTCCCTTGATCATGACCAAGTGCCCGATTCCTCGACCATTTGCCGGTTTCGGCAGAGCCTGCTTGAAAAAAACGTCTTGAAGCGGCTTCTGGACAAACTCAACCATCAACTCCAGCGGCGCGGCATACTGGTACGTGAAGGAGCCATCGTGGACGCGAGCGTCATCACCTCCTCGCGCCGCCCCCTCAAGGTGATCGATATTCTTCCCGAAGACCGCGAGGAAGATGACGACGAGGCGTCGGACGTAACCATCAGCTACTCCGATGACGCCGATGCGGCCTGGTTGCGCAAAGGGAACCGGGCATATTACGGCTACAAAGTCCATGCGGCCACGGACAGCCGGGACGGCTTTCTCCTTGGCGGCCATGTCACGCCGGCCAACCATTCGGATACGCAGGAATTCGTGGATATTCTGGATGAGATTGGCCCCATGCCAGGGGGCCGCATCTACGCAGACAAGGAATACAGCAGCCAGTTGAACAGGCATGTGCTCCAAGCCCGGGGACTTGCTGACGGCATCATGCATAAGGCCGCTCGCAACCGTGCGCTGAACCCCGCCGAAAAAGCGGCAAACCGCCAAGTCAGCAGTGTCCGGTCGAAGGTGGAACGGGCTTTCGGAACGCTCAAGCGAGGTTATGGATTCTTCCGGACGCGTTACCTTGGGGTGCCCAAGGTCGAGCTTGAATTTTTACTCAACGCCATGGCCTTCAACCTAAAAAAGGCGGCGCTCAAAGCGGCATGCTGA
- a CDS encoding helix-turn-helix domain-containing protein, with protein MDERVRFVVETQLGMKSIQQLCHDYGISRKTGYKWLERHAEGGFEACMDQSRAPHSCPHKTSDKIEARLIELRNLYPKWGPKKLVALLEMEMKESHVISASTAGDILYRHGLVVPRKVKKRNYGKTKTHFLREPTSANDVWAVDYKGWFRTKDHFVCHPLTVTDLHSRYVLWCKGHRKQSASEVRSLREKWHKSVVILGNCAMFSPSK; from the coding sequence ATGGATGAGCGTGTTCGATTCGTCGTTGAAACACAACTGGGCATGAAATCGATCCAGCAGCTTTGCCATGACTATGGAATCAGTCGCAAGACAGGCTATAAGTGGTTAGAAAGGCATGCTGAAGGTGGTTTTGAAGCCTGTATGGATCAAAGTCGAGCGCCTCATTCATGTCCACATAAGACCAGTGACAAGATAGAAGCACGGTTAATTGAGTTGCGCAACCTCTATCCAAAGTGGGGTCCGAAAAAGCTTGTTGCGCTTCTTGAAATGGAGATGAAGGAAAGCCACGTCATCTCAGCGAGCACCGCAGGAGATATATTGTATCGCCATGGCTTGGTAGTTCCCAGAAAAGTAAAAAAACGAAATTACGGGAAGACGAAAACCCATTTTTTGAGGGAGCCAACATCTGCCAACGATGTATGGGCTGTGGATTATAAAGGATGGTTCCGGACCAAAGACCATTTCGTCTGCCATCCATTAACCGTAACAGATTTGCATAGCCGATATGTCTTGTGGTGCAAGGGGCACAGAAAACAATCGGCCTCTGAAGTGAGATCGTTGCGCGAAAAATGGCACAAATCTGTTGTAATTTTAGGCAATTGTGCTATGTTTTCTCCATCAAAATGA
- a CDS encoding ABC transporter permease, producing MFLIRLVVKNAFRHTLRSFLTILGITVALLAFGLLRTVMDAWYIGVNASSATRLVTRNAISMVVPLPLAYRERIRAAQGVTHVSYGNWFGGIYIDEKNFFANFVVEPESYLALYPEILMDQAQKTAFLRDRKAAAVGRKLAERFNWRLGDTVTLKGTIYPGEWEMVIRAVYDGGRPDTDVTTLFFHFDYLDETMKKTTPSRAGHVGFYMIGIDDPDRAGEISRAIDETFKNSQAETLTETEKAFQLGFVSMSEAILLAINLVSYVVILIILAVAANTMAMSVRERSAEFAVLKTLGFKGPTIAALVLGESMIISLAGTAIGLALTVPLATAFGSTLSQYFPVFAVSRQTIWLGLAAGTFVGLAAAALPAWRVWETPIAESFRRIG from the coding sequence ATGTTTCTGATTAGACTCGTCGTCAAAAACGCCTTCCGCCACACCCTGCGGTCCTTTCTGACCATCCTGGGGATCACCGTGGCCCTTCTGGCCTTCGGCCTTTTGCGCACGGTCATGGATGCCTGGTACATCGGCGTGAACGCCTCCTCCGCCACCCGGCTGGTGACCCGCAACGCCATCTCCATGGTCGTGCCCCTGCCCCTGGCCTACCGGGAACGCATCCGGGCCGCGCAGGGCGTCACCCACGTCTCCTACGGCAACTGGTTCGGCGGCATCTACATCGACGAGAAAAACTTCTTCGCCAACTTCGTGGTCGAACCCGAGTCCTACCTGGCCCTGTACCCGGAAATCCTCATGGACCAGGCCCAGAAAACCGCGTTCCTGCGCGACCGCAAGGCCGCCGCCGTGGGCCGCAAGCTGGCCGAACGCTTCAACTGGAGGCTCGGCGACACCGTGACCCTGAAGGGCACCATCTATCCCGGCGAGTGGGAGATGGTCATCCGGGCCGTCTACGACGGCGGCCGGCCGGATACGGACGTCACCACCCTGTTCTTCCACTTCGACTACCTGGACGAGACCATGAAAAAAACCACCCCGTCCCGGGCCGGACACGTGGGGTTCTACATGATCGGCATCGACGACCCGGACCGGGCCGGAGAAATCTCCCGGGCCATCGACGAAACCTTCAAAAATTCCCAGGCCGAAACCCTGACCGAGACCGAAAAGGCCTTCCAGCTCGGCTTCGTGTCCATGTCCGAGGCCATCCTTTTGGCCATCAACCTCGTCTCCTACGTGGTCATCCTGATCATCCTGGCCGTGGCCGCCAACACCATGGCCATGTCCGTGCGCGAACGATCGGCGGAATTCGCCGTCCTCAAGACCCTGGGCTTCAAGGGGCCGACCATCGCCGCCCTGGTACTCGGCGAATCCATGATCATAAGCCTGGCCGGGACCGCCATCGGCCTGGCCCTGACCGTGCCCCTGGCCACGGCCTTCGGCTCCACCCTCTCCCAGTATTTCCCGGTCTTCGCCGTCTCCCGGCAAACCATTTGGCTGGGACTGGCCGCCGGAACCTTCGTGGGCCTGGCCGCCGCCGCCCTTCCGGCCTGGCGGGTGTGGGAAACCCCCATCGCCGAAAGCTTTCGGCGTATCGGATAA
- a CDS encoding ABC transporter ATP-binding protein, translating to MDTPLIRIRDLCKSYTRGDQTIPVLSGITFDIAQGEFLALIGPSGSGKSTLLNLIAGIDTADSGHILVGDTDIVTLSEGELADWRSGHVGFIFQFYNLIPVLTALENVELPLLLTSLSRSERRAHAAHALAAVNLSDRLDHRPAQLSGGQQQRVAIARAIVADPDILVADEPTGDLDRVSAEDILHLMDRLNTELGKTIIMVTHDQRAANAARLVLRLDKGVLHVSD from the coding sequence ATGGACACCCCGCTCATCCGCATCCGCGACCTCTGCAAATCCTACACCCGGGGCGACCAGACCATTCCCGTGCTCTCGGGCATCACCTTCGACATCGCCCAAGGCGAGTTTTTGGCCCTGATCGGCCCGTCCGGGTCCGGGAAATCCACGCTTTTAAACCTCATCGCCGGCATCGACACCGCCGATTCCGGCCACATCCTGGTCGGCGACACGGACATCGTCACCCTGTCCGAAGGGGAACTGGCCGACTGGCGAAGCGGCCATGTGGGCTTCATCTTCCAGTTCTACAACCTGATCCCCGTGCTCACGGCCCTGGAAAACGTGGAACTGCCCCTGCTTCTGACCAGCCTGTCCCGCTCCGAACGCCGTGCCCACGCCGCCCACGCCCTGGCCGCCGTGAACCTCTCCGACCGCCTGGACCACCGCCCGGCCCAGCTCTCCGGCGGCCAGCAGCAACGCGTGGCCATCGCCCGGGCCATCGTGGCCGACCCGGACATCCTGGTGGCCGACGAACCCACCGGCGACCTAGACCGGGTCTCGGCCGAAGACATCCTGCATCTCATGGACCGCCTGAACACCGAACTCGGCAAGACCATCATCATGGTCACCCACGACCAGCGGGCCGCAAACGCCGCTCGCCTGGTCCTGCGCCTGGACAAGGGCGTGCTCCATGTTTCTGATTAG